In Nitrosarchaeum koreense MY1, one genomic interval encodes:
- a CDS encoding aldo/keto reductase, with translation MITGFATSEGTAKFAKNSSVNSLNFKKTHGLELSNVGIGTYLGDPNEQTDELVKNAVKQSVLSGINVIDTAINYRAQKAERSVGKAISELINEGKITRDQLFISTKNGYITNDADVKQEFWEYIKTEYTQKGILKEGDVSSGYHCMTPRYLDDQLKRSMKNLGLDCVDLIYLHNAVEGQIKDISKEKFLENLKLVFELYEQKRREGKIKFYGMATWECFRVSFDNSQYLSLEDTVELAKTIGGENHGFRFIQLPFNMYYDQALLTKNQTLAGKPVSILEAASKLNVGVFTSVPLMQGRLLTPGAMPEFNELKPSLRALQFIRSSPGVISPLVGQKSPSHVSENLEIMKIPPMPEDEFLALVKKLTS, from the coding sequence ATGATTACCGGATTTGCTACATCTGAAGGTACAGCCAAATTTGCTAAAAATTCAAGCGTAAATTCATTAAATTTTAAGAAAACACATGGCCTTGAATTGTCTAATGTTGGTATTGGCACCTATCTTGGAGATCCAAATGAACAGACAGACGAACTTGTAAAAAATGCAGTAAAACAATCTGTTTTATCTGGAATTAATGTGATTGATACTGCAATTAATTATAGAGCACAAAAAGCTGAACGTTCTGTTGGAAAAGCAATCTCTGAATTAATCAATGAAGGAAAAATTACTCGTGATCAACTTTTCATTAGTACAAAAAATGGATATATCACAAATGACGCTGATGTAAAACAAGAATTTTGGGAATATATTAAAACCGAATATACTCAAAAAGGGATACTGAAAGAAGGTGATGTGTCATCAGGATACCATTGCATGACTCCTAGGTACCTTGATGATCAACTAAAACGTAGTATGAAAAATCTTGGTTTAGATTGTGTTGATTTGATATATTTGCATAATGCTGTAGAGGGTCAAATCAAAGATATCTCAAAAGAAAAGTTTTTGGAAAATCTAAAACTAGTCTTTGAATTATATGAGCAAAAACGAAGAGAAGGAAAAATAAAATTTTATGGTATGGCAACATGGGAATGTTTTCGAGTTTCTTTTGATAATTCACAATATCTTTCATTAGAAGATACAGTAGAATTGGCAAAAACTATTGGTGGTGAAAATCATGGATTTAGATTCATTCAACTTCCGTTTAACATGTACTATGATCAAGCATTACTTACAAAGAACCAAACACTTGCAGGAAAACCTGTTTCAATATTAGAAGCCGCATCCAAATTAAATGTTGGAGTGTTTACAAGTGTGCCGTTAATGCAAGGACGATTGTTGACACCAGGTGCAATGCCAGAATTTAATGAACTAAAACCATCACTTCGTGCCTTGCAGTTTATTCGTTCATCTCCAGGTGTAATATCTCCACTGGTAGGACAAAAATCCCCATCACACGTTTCTGAAAATCTTGAAATAATGAAAATTCCTCCAATGCCTGAAGATGAGTTTCTTGCATTAGTTAAGAAACTAACTTCATAA
- a CDS encoding prenyltransferase, with product MISVWLRVIRIKFLLASVIAVSLGLAISWRLNSTIDPFDAFLTFAGVMALHASVDLLNDYWDYKRGIDTSTKRTKMSGGTGVLPEGLLKPSSVYRAGIGFLILGSIIGFYFVFTDGIIIVTILGFAILSIYFYSTKIVDSGLAEFFVTVKGAMIVLGTFFIQSNQITIEPILGGIVVGVLSSLVLFIASFPDHDADKSKGRKTLVIALGKKRATFVFWIFPLISYFVIFTGISLGIFPILSIITILGIPLLIKAGLELKKNFDTVDELIPSMSNTLKFSRITGALFVLSFLFDAVLIN from the coding sequence ATGATCTCTGTATGGCTTAGAGTGATACGGATCAAGTTTCTTTTAGCCTCAGTTATAGCTGTGTCGCTTGGTCTAGCAATAAGTTGGCGTCTAAATTCGACTATTGATCCCTTTGATGCTTTTTTGACGTTTGCTGGTGTAATGGCGCTTCATGCTAGTGTTGACTTGTTAAATGATTACTGGGATTACAAAAGAGGAATAGACACCTCTACTAAACGAACCAAAATGAGTGGAGGAACAGGTGTTTTGCCAGAGGGATTACTCAAACCATCATCTGTTTATCGTGCCGGAATTGGATTTTTGATTTTAGGTTCCATAATTGGATTTTATTTTGTATTTACTGATGGAATAATTATTGTTACAATTTTGGGATTTGCAATTTTATCTATCTATTTTTACTCTACAAAAATTGTAGACTCTGGACTTGCAGAATTTTTTGTTACAGTAAAAGGTGCGATGATAGTGCTTGGAACTTTTTTTATACAATCCAATCAAATTACCATTGAACCGATTTTAGGAGGAATAGTTGTAGGAGTTTTGTCTTCTTTGGTCTTGTTTATTGCATCGTTTCCGGATCATGATGCAGATAAATCTAAAGGACGAAAAACTTTGGTGATAGCATTAGGTAAAAAAAGGGCAACATTTGTTTTTTGGATTTTTCCTTTAATTTCATATTTTGTAATTTTTACTGGAATCTCTTTAGGAATTTTTCCAATACTGTCCATTATTACAATACTTGGTATTCCGTTATTGATAAAGGCAGGTCTTGAACTCAAGAAAAATTTTGATACTGTGGATGAATTGATTCCCTCAATGTCTAATACACTAAAGTTTAGCAGAATCACTGGTGCATTGTTTGTACTAAGTTTTTTGTTTGATGCTGTATTGATCAACTAA
- a CDS encoding archaellin/type IV pilin N-terminal domain-containing protein, with translation MTYITSKKQKMTSRRAVAPIIATLLLVAIAVVGGSIVFVFSQGFFSSAQVSGSPNIESLKFTGYDASDGTNLLNHDGTSFAAGNTPGNGLVLGEDVSVYLQSNSVGKVTLGEVRFGGSVYNYTSTGTPIAGQYSVLTSGPGSFLSTSSAELQPGQQVTIVMNLGENIKNGRDTQFKLTTANGAVFVGTVIAGQQSG, from the coding sequence ATGACATACATAACGTCAAAAAAACAAAAAATGACCTCTAGAAGAGCAGTTGCTCCAATCATTGCAACACTTCTTTTAGTCGCTATCGCTGTAGTGGGTGGAAGTATTGTCTTTGTGTTCTCACAAGGATTCTTTAGTTCTGCTCAAGTAAGCGGTTCCCCAAACATCGAATCTCTGAAATTCACTGGTTATGATGCCTCTGATGGTACTAATTTATTAAATCATGATGGCACATCATTTGCAGCTGGAAATACTCCTGGAAACGGTCTTGTCTTAGGTGAAGATGTATCCGTATATCTACAAAGTAACAGTGTAGGCAAGGTCACTTTAGGTGAAGTTAGATTTGGTGGTTCAGTGTACAACTATACCAGCACTGGTACTCCTATCGCTGGTCAATATAGTGTTCTTACATCTGGACCAGGATCATTTTTGAGTACATCATCAGCCGAACTTCAACCGGGACAACAAGTAACTATTGTAATGAATCTTGGTGAAAACATCAAAAATGGTAGAGATACACAGTTCAAGCTGACAACAGCTAACGGTGCAGTCTTTGTAGGGACAGTAATAGCAGGTCAACAAAGTGGTTAA
- a CDS encoding type II/IV secretion system ATPase subunit, translating to MRLNIFKNKISAVQKIQYNHKNIVKSNENKIEDTSQPVKENEKKIPQFMTLSKLDWDNNEIHAGIIKDPTAKGGLRYQVIEPALTERDQKAFDIIKKLLMTELSVSLGDIKSKKDAERRLKNKIAIMIKKYRLKIPPKNIERINYFAVRDFVYLGKIEPLMRDHMIEEISCDGTNIPIYVWHREHESIPTNIIFKNEAELNNFARKMAYVCGKHVSVADPIIDASLPGGSRINLTLGHEITKRGSTFTIRRFRADPITVIDLIKFGTMSVDIAAYMWYLAEKRATMLIAGGTASGKTTALNALATFIRPGQKVVSIEDTQELNLPHENWIPAVSRQSFTDTQIGEINQFDLLRAALRQRPDIIIVGETRGREAYTLFQAMATGHGGFSSIHADSVDATLTRLTSSPMDVPKSLISNSLDLITLQLKIRIGEKSARRIIQVSEINGIDEKTGEIKTHEIFKWNPKEDRHEFMGDSVVFSKIKERDGDTDEKINYELTKRRLALEWMAKKDIRDHKEVSNNIMEYYSDPERYYERKRLEM from the coding sequence ATGAGGCTAAATATATTTAAGAATAAAATTTCAGCAGTACAAAAAATACAATATAACCATAAAAATATTGTAAAATCAAATGAAAATAAAATAGAAGACACATCTCAACCTGTTAAAGAAAATGAAAAGAAAATTCCACAATTTATGACACTTTCAAAGTTAGATTGGGATAATAATGAGATTCATGCAGGAATAATAAAAGATCCAACAGCAAAAGGAGGATTAAGGTATCAAGTTATAGAGCCAGCATTAACAGAAAGAGACCAAAAAGCTTTTGACATTATTAAAAAACTGTTAATGACAGAACTTTCAGTATCACTTGGAGACATTAAATCAAAAAAAGATGCAGAGAGAAGACTAAAAAATAAAATTGCAATAATGATTAAAAAATACAGATTAAAAATTCCACCAAAAAATATTGAAAGGATAAATTATTTTGCAGTTCGAGATTTCGTGTATCTTGGAAAAATTGAACCACTTATGAGAGATCATATGATTGAAGAAATAAGTTGTGATGGGACAAATATTCCAATTTATGTATGGCATAGAGAACATGAATCAATTCCAACAAACATAATCTTCAAAAATGAAGCTGAATTAAATAATTTTGCAAGAAAAATGGCATATGTTTGTGGAAAACATGTATCAGTTGCAGATCCAATCATAGACGCATCGTTGCCGGGTGGAAGCAGAATCAATCTAACACTAGGTCATGAAATTACAAAAAGAGGTAGTACATTTACAATCAGACGTTTCAGAGCAGATCCAATTACAGTAATTGATTTAATCAAATTTGGAACAATGTCAGTAGATATTGCGGCATACATGTGGTATCTCGCTGAAAAACGTGCTACAATGCTTATTGCAGGAGGTACTGCAAGCGGAAAGACTACTGCTCTAAATGCCCTTGCGACATTTATCAGACCTGGACAAAAAGTAGTCAGCATAGAAGACACGCAAGAATTGAATCTGCCTCATGAAAATTGGATTCCAGCTGTTTCAAGGCAGAGTTTTACAGATACACAGATTGGAGAAATCAATCAATTTGATCTACTCAGAGCGGCACTTAGACAAAGACCAGATATAATTATTGTAGGAGAAACTAGAGGAAGAGAGGCTTATACATTATTTCAGGCAATGGCGACAGGTCACGGAGGATTTTCGTCAATACATGCTGATTCAGTTGATGCAACATTAACAAGATTAACATCTTCGCCAATGGACGTTCCAAAATCGCTCATTTCAAACAGTCTTGATTTGATCACATTGCAGCTAAAAATCAGAATTGGTGAAAAATCGGCAAGAAGAATAATTCAAGTATCAGAAATAAACGGTATTGATGAAAAAACTGGAGAAATTAAAACCCATGAGATATTCAAATGGAATCCAAAAGAAGACAGACATGAATTCATGGGAGATAGTGTAGTGTTTAGTAAAATAAAAGAAAGAGATGGGGATACAGATGAAAAGATCAATTATGAATTAACAAAAAGACGACTAGCGTTAGAATGGATGGCAAAAAAAGACATTCGTGATCACAAAGAAGTCTCAAATAACATCATGGAGTATTACTCGGATCCTGAAAGATACTATGAAAGAAAGAGGTTAGAGATGTAA
- a CDS encoding type II secretion system F family protein: protein MTMTKTKQKQQEESVGVIHVYSYKLLNEHIKFLYPKFKPLEKSIKQAMMPIPFEVYVSSMVFFSIIGGVCGAIIGLIASQLINIQPVIVGYLLPPIAGLVLMAMTFGVLQIIPPVKVKNRSTKLLEEIPHFIGYMSTLATSGLSLEDIFKAISKEETDEDIVKDARFITRNIEILGMDLITAVKDLINRTPPGPYSELLEGAIVTSQSGGDLKEYFNATAKVQLEEKKMLLQKTTESLGSVAEIYTILLIVFPLLAVIMLSIMGIMSPSLGGFDLLTLMNILTFAVIPLSGVLMLVMMDTMVPKR, encoded by the coding sequence ATGACAATGACAAAAACAAAACAAAAACAACAAGAAGAATCAGTGGGAGTCATTCATGTTTACAGCTACAAATTACTTAATGAGCATATAAAATTTCTATATCCAAAATTCAAACCACTAGAAAAATCAATCAAACAAGCAATGATGCCAATTCCTTTTGAAGTATACGTTTCAAGCATGGTTTTCTTTAGCATTATTGGTGGAGTTTGCGGTGCAATAATAGGACTAATTGCATCGCAATTAATCAACATACAACCTGTGATTGTTGGTTATCTTCTTCCTCCAATTGCAGGATTAGTCTTAATGGCAATGACATTTGGGGTTCTACAAATCATTCCCCCAGTTAAAGTAAAAAATAGATCAACAAAACTGTTAGAAGAAATTCCACATTTTATTGGATACATGTCAACGCTTGCAACAAGTGGGTTATCATTAGAAGATATTTTCAAAGCAATATCAAAAGAAGAAACAGATGAAGACATTGTAAAGGATGCACGTTTCATTACCAGAAACATTGAGATTCTTGGAATGGATTTAATCACAGCTGTAAAAGATCTAATTAACAGAACACCACCAGGACCATATTCAGAATTACTAGAAGGAGCTATTGTTACATCTCAATCAGGAGGAGATTTAAAAGAATACTTTAACGCTACAGCAAAAGTTCAGCTAGAAGAAAAAAAGATGCTCTTACAAAAAACCACAGAATCGCTTGGCTCTGTTGCAGAAATATATACAATTTTGTTGATAGTGTTTCCATTACTTGCAGTTATTATGTTATCAATTATGGGAATTATGAGTCCGAGTTTAGGAGGTTTTGACTTGCTTACACTAATGAACATACTCACATTTGCAGTAATTCCACTAAGTGGGGTATTGATGTTAGTAATGATGGATACTATGGTGCCAAAGAGGTAA
- a CDS encoding type II secretion system F family protein — MQKIDRKPKEISTNEIMPKKSILKNEIVKSIMFSIVASISVIIISLEISSVVESTMIKDVGIIFGIMVGVIPLTIHQLREVQRRDSVDRNMPVFLLALLSSVQSGSNLIKAIEQAADRNLGALTPELKNLKANISWGTPLEDAFENFAKRTGTRVSRRVTVLLEMAMKIGGDVSENLEMIQKHVSEMQNIEKSRKSALQPYTYTIYISFAVFLAVAVLLTTSFFTEIEKVQDGLLAAGSGKDGLFGSLADMDVSKLESALFNMAIIEAVFGGVAAGKIGSGSYVAGTKHVVVMIIMAVIAFNVS; from the coding sequence ATGCAAAAAATCGATAGAAAACCAAAAGAAATTTCAACAAATGAAATAATGCCAAAAAAGTCCATTTTAAAAAATGAGATTGTAAAATCAATCATGTTTTCAATTGTTGCATCAATTAGTGTAATTATAATTAGTTTAGAAATTTCAAGCGTAGTTGAATCAACTATGATCAAAGATGTCGGAATAATATTTGGAATTATGGTTGGAGTCATTCCATTAACAATTCATCAATTAAGAGAAGTACAAAGAAGAGATAGTGTAGATAGAAACATGCCAGTGTTTCTATTAGCATTATTAAGTTCTGTTCAAAGTGGCTCTAATCTTATCAAAGCAATAGAACAAGCAGCAGATAGAAACTTGGGAGCATTAACTCCTGAATTAAAGAATCTCAAAGCAAACATCAGTTGGGGAACGCCGTTAGAAGATGCGTTTGAGAATTTTGCAAAGAGAACAGGCACAAGAGTATCACGACGTGTAACTGTATTACTTGAAATGGCCATGAAGATAGGAGGAGATGTCAGTGAGAACTTGGAAATGATCCAAAAACATGTCTCAGAGATGCAAAACATTGAAAAAAGTAGAAAGTCAGCTTTGCAGCCATACACATATACAATTTACATTTCATTTGCAGTATTTTTAGCAGTTGCAGTATTACTAACTACTAGCTTTTTCACCGAGATTGAAAAAGTTCAAGATGGACTATTAGCTGCAGGTAGCGGAAAAGACGGGCTATTTGGATCATTGGCAGATATGGATGTATCAAAATTAGAATCGGCATTGTTTAACATGGCAATAATTGAAGCAGTGTTTGGAGGAGTAGCAGCAGGGAAAATTGGATCGGGATCTTATGTTGCAGGAACAAAACATGTTGTGGTAATGATAATCATGGCAGTGATTGCATTTAATGTATCATAG
- a CDS encoding TrmB family transcriptional regulator, with amino-acid sequence MTFQDQITGIASELEMILDLDELEAKVYLNLLRAGPITASALAKELDIDRARMYRTVDKLVSRNIISTTLSSPKLCIAAEPQDALKIALRKKEDEVNRIKKDGEAIIEKINREITTKQGTNAPTFRVVQGRGNIYADIAQLIENSSGIIYISTTLEDISRMYHSAIPEKITVCEKRGGKVRLLVELDDPKLISFVKRFNATETKICKLPSKGRMVVQKDKQMIMSDSTSASQMSSNSESDFSLCTNSSEMVSNIHSLCSLLWDTAQPITSLDVKNYITKTK; translated from the coding sequence ATGACATTTCAAGATCAAATAACAGGCATTGCATCAGAGTTAGAAATGATTTTGGATCTTGATGAATTGGAAGCCAAAGTATACCTGAATTTATTGCGAGCTGGACCAATTACAGCAAGTGCACTAGCAAAAGAGCTTGATATAGACAGAGCAAGAATGTACAGAACAGTAGACAAGCTAGTAAGTAGAAATATAATTTCAACTACATTATCTAGTCCAAAATTATGTATTGCTGCAGAACCACAAGATGCATTAAAAATTGCATTAAGAAAAAAAGAAGATGAAGTAAACAGAATTAAAAAAGATGGAGAAGCAATCATAGAAAAAATCAACAGGGAAATTACAACTAAACAGGGCACAAACGCGCCTACATTTAGAGTGGTACAAGGAAGAGGAAATATCTATGCAGATATTGCACAGCTAATTGAAAACTCATCAGGAATAATATACATTTCAACTACACTTGAAGATATTTCCAGAATGTATCATAGTGCGATACCTGAAAAGATCACCGTATGTGAAAAAAGAGGTGGCAAAGTAAGATTACTTGTAGAGCTAGACGATCCAAAATTAATTTCATTTGTTAAAAGATTCAACGCAACTGAAACTAAAATTTGTAAACTACCATCAAAGGGAAGAATGGTCGTTCAAAAAGATAAACAAATGATCATGTCAGATTCAACATCTGCAAGTCAAATGTCTTCAAATTCAGAATCAGATTTTTCATTATGTACAAATTCATCTGAAATGGTAAGTAACATACATAGTCTGTGTAGTCTTTTGTGGGATACAGCACAGCCAATAACATCACTTGATGTAAAAAACTATATCACAAAAACAAAGTAA
- a CDS encoding HEAT repeat domain-containing protein: MPIEVFDEYNMRELPDDERFSICETTLKNEKDESKRWDAVWLIGELAENKDENDPMFNKVSDVIEWVLNNDDNGVVKHEACFQVAARNMRQKIPVLVNTALHNASILAKHEAIESLGLMRAFEAEPLIRKALNDPSHDVRETAEFVLKRFERLKNHNVVYKPSEIL; the protein is encoded by the coding sequence ATGCCAATAGAAGTGTTTGATGAATATAACATGCGAGAACTTCCAGATGATGAACGATTCTCAATATGTGAAACGACGTTAAAAAATGAAAAAGATGAGTCAAAACGTTGGGATGCAGTATGGCTAATTGGAGAATTAGCTGAAAACAAAGACGAAAATGATCCAATGTTCAATAAAGTATCTGATGTGATTGAATGGGTCTTAAACAATGATGATAACGGAGTGGTAAAACATGAAGCATGTTTTCAAGTTGCTGCTAGGAATATGAGACAAAAAATTCCTGTTTTGGTAAATACTGCATTACACAATGCAAGTATATTGGCAAAACATGAAGCAATTGAATCTCTTGGACTTATGCGTGCATTTGAAGCAGAACCTTTGATTAGAAAAGCACTAAATGATCCTAGTCATGATGTGAGAGAAACTGCTGAGTTCGTTCTTAAACGATTTGAACGATTAAAAAATCACAACGTTGTTTACAAACCATCTGAGATTCTTTAA
- a CDS encoding DMT family transporter, whose product MGMSVLDIVRKSHYGYYFIIIAAALAALVHVLSKPMLGIGTSQVEINPIVMAFLVYFICGIFFTPLVKKSPKISKVSRRDITFMLLIGITEGAGLITYFYGISTSTAVNASIFSNSEIIFALVIAMLVFKERLHIKECIPFSMIIIGMMIIPIGNDLYQNDFSFSLVTGDLLIIFSGLLYAIDITLCKYLSERFDVKKTVQMVSFTCAAITISIIALFQIPMDIELAQVPNILIMSIAGTGMSTLFFLMGLKLIGAVRTILLYSTTSVFGIIFSGLILAEVVTYTDIISVVLVLSGIFLLRNRLAETESIGPKHKTSTHANHVSFTKKRKTSSVSKWIHNKVAEKVSQVFPNSGIG is encoded by the coding sequence ATGGGAATGAGCGTACTGGATATTGTCAGAAAATCCCATTATGGATATTACTTTATTATCATAGCTGCGGCATTAGCCGCGTTAGTTCATGTACTTAGTAAACCAATGCTAGGAATTGGAACCAGTCAAGTTGAGATTAATCCCATTGTTATGGCATTTTTAGTATATTTTATCTGTGGAATATTCTTTACACCACTTGTAAAAAAATCACCGAAAATTTCCAAAGTAAGCAGAAGAGATATCACGTTTATGTTGTTGATTGGGATCACAGAAGGAGCAGGATTAATTACTTATTTTTATGGAATAAGTACTTCTACTGCAGTAAACGCATCTATATTCAGCAATAGTGAGATCATTTTTGCGCTAGTTATTGCAATGTTAGTATTCAAAGAGAGGCTACACATCAAAGAATGCATACCTTTTTCAATGATCATCATAGGAATGATGATAATTCCAATAGGAAATGATCTTTATCAAAATGATTTTAGTTTTAGTTTAGTAACAGGAGATTTATTAATAATATTTTCAGGATTATTATACGCCATAGACATAACTTTGTGTAAATATCTAAGTGAGCGATTCGATGTTAAAAAAACAGTACAGATGGTCTCATTTACATGTGCCGCAATTACAATCTCAATTATTGCACTATTTCAGATTCCAATGGATATTGAATTGGCACAAGTTCCAAACATTTTGATAATGTCAATAGCAGGTACAGGAATGTCTACATTGTTTTTCTTGATGGGTTTAAAGCTAATAGGAGCAGTAAGAACAATATTGTTATATTCAACAACATCGGTATTTGGAATTATTTTTTCAGGGTTAATTCTTGCAGAAGTAGTTACGTACACAGATATCATATCAGTAGTTCTAGTATTATCAGGAATATTTTTACTTAGAAATAGACTTGCAGAGACAGAATCTATTGGTCCAAAACATAAAACTAGTACTCATGCAAACCATGTGTCGTTTACAAAGAAGAGAAAAACATCTAGCGTTTCTAAATGGATTCACAATAAAGTTGCTGAAAAGGTCAGTCAAGTATTTCCAAATTCAGGCATAGGTTAA
- a CDS encoding TrmB family transcriptional regulator translates to METATSMLQLGNFPVDKANYEEIKEYFSTFGLTPNQVKVFFYLGKVGQRSASDIAKAADIPRSETYHLLTALQNKGIVSATFEHPIKFSALPIQEAIHVLVSTETERLKKLKKSGPILEKLWEKIPGFSADPNEEPEEKFQVLQGGNQVNSKIFDMILNAKNECRILGSEKDMIKFYHANFLEALKERNIDYKILSPVSKKSQYIFKNMDKTKIKELCSTVKDNLCFLIKDDDEVLFFIKNSTGSNREMRAICTNSETIIYSKSLLFNNYWSNESIGDSN, encoded by the coding sequence ATGGAAACAGCCACGAGCATGTTACAATTAGGTAATTTCCCCGTAGATAAAGCCAATTATGAAGAAATAAAAGAATATTTTAGCACATTTGGATTGACCCCAAATCAAGTAAAGGTGTTTTTTTACCTTGGAAAGGTAGGTCAACGATCAGCATCAGACATTGCCAAGGCTGCAGACATTCCAAGAAGCGAAACATATCATTTGTTAACTGCATTACAAAACAAAGGAATAGTTTCTGCAACGTTTGAGCATCCAATTAAATTCTCAGCATTGCCAATACAAGAAGCAATTCATGTTTTGGTAAGTACAGAAACTGAGCGTTTAAAAAAATTAAAAAAATCAGGTCCAATTTTAGAAAAATTATGGGAAAAAATTCCAGGATTCTCAGCAGACCCAAATGAAGAACCCGAAGAGAAATTCCAAGTACTTCAAGGTGGTAATCAAGTAAACAGTAAGATATTTGATATGATATTAAATGCAAAAAATGAATGCAGAATACTCGGTTCAGAAAAAGACATGATAAAATTTTATCACGCAAATTTCTTAGAAGCATTAAAAGAGCGCAATATTGATTATAAAATACTATCACCTGTTTCAAAAAAATCTCAATATATTTTCAAAAATATGGATAAAACAAAAATTAAAGAATTATGCTCAACTGTAAAAGATAATTTGTGCTTTCTGATCAAAGATGATGATGAAGTATTATTTTTTATTAAAAATTCAACAGGAAGTAACAGAGAGATGAGAGCGATTTGTACCAATTCAGAGACAATAATTTATTCAAAATCTTTATTGTTTAACAATTATTGGTCAAACGAAAGCATAGGAGATTCAAATTGA
- a CDS encoding DUF2203 domain-containing protein, with the protein MFSYFTINEANQVLPDVIKKFEFTLAKKNEISKLEHEIQTSIATTDSFEVYVLLKQKLNSAITAFYEALEMLENTGVVVKSVEQGLLDFPSKRFDQEVWLCWKYGETEIKFWHEKDSGFMGRKPIEVSDESLV; encoded by the coding sequence ATGTTTTCATATTTTACCATAAATGAAGCAAATCAGGTCCTGCCAGATGTCATCAAGAAATTTGAGTTTACACTAGCAAAAAAGAACGAGATTTCTAAATTAGAACATGAAATCCAAACAAGTATAGCTACTACTGACTCATTTGAAGTCTATGTCTTACTTAAACAAAAACTCAATTCTGCAATTACTGCATTTTATGAAGCGCTAGAAATGCTTGAAAATACTGGGGTTGTGGTTAAAAGTGTAGAGCAAGGGTTACTTGATTTCCCATCTAAGAGATTTGACCAAGAAGTTTGGCTCTGTTGGAAATACGGTGAAACTGAAATAAAATTTTGGCATGAAAAAGATTCGGGATTTATGGGAAGAAAACCCATTGAAGTAAGTGACGAGTCTTTGGTTTAG
- a CDS encoding pyridoxamine 5'-phosphate oxidase family protein has translation MIKFTKDEEVFLQSIEEARIATSHSDIPHVKPVSYIFHNGFIFIATDYQTRTFKNLKINPKTSVTIDIYESGKHKAVCIQGRVEILEKGKEFLDTYKKFEDKFSWVRNDPWKENEAPFLKIISTNKTSWGINKK, from the coding sequence TTGATAAAATTTACCAAAGATGAAGAAGTATTTCTTCAATCGATAGAAGAAGCGAGAATTGCAACATCTCATTCAGATATCCCACATGTAAAGCCAGTATCATATATTTTTCATAATGGATTTATTTTCATTGCAACAGATTATCAAACTAGGACATTTAAAAATTTGAAGATAAATCCAAAAACAAGTGTAACAATCGATATTTATGAGTCAGGAAAGCACAAGGCAGTTTGCATTCAGGGCAGAGTGGAAATACTAGAAAAAGGAAAAGAGTTTTTAGACACATACAAAAAATTTGAAGATAAATTCTCATGGGTCAGAAATGATCCATGGAAAGAAAATGAAGCACCGTTTCTTAAAATTATTTCTACAAACAAAACAAGTTGGGGAATAAATAAGAAATAA
- a CDS encoding response regulator — translation MKILHIEDVPEISEVFADILMTKNHHFESATDGKKGLNMVLKNNYDLILLDMCMPNYSGIDFLLDLNDKKSSEIRKVVVVSALELDKYQIKFLKELGVRSTHQKPISVQSLLAQIEPEIAT, via the coding sequence ATGAAAATATTACACATAGAAGATGTTCCAGAAATCAGTGAGGTATTTGCAGATATACTTATGACTAAAAATCATCATTTTGAAAGTGCAACTGATGGAAAAAAAGGCCTGAATATGGTGTTGAAAAATAACTATGATCTGATTTTGCTTGATATGTGCATGCCTAATTATAGTGGAATTGATTTTCTTCTGGATTTAAATGATAAAAAATCTTCTGAAATTAGAAAAGTTGTTGTAGTAAGCGCTCTTGAACTTGATAAATATCAGATTAAATTTCTCAAAGAACTAGGCGTTCGTTCAACACACCAAAAACCCATTTCGGTTCAAAGTCTTTTGGCTCAAATAGAACCTGAAATTGCAACTTAA